One genomic segment of Drosophila melanogaster chromosome 3L includes these proteins:
- the Mi-2 gene encoding Mi-2, isoform C — protein MASEEENDDNFQEEEEAQEDNAPAAELSNDSDAPLKPNNDEDDDYDPEDSRRKKKGKKRKTRKGEEKGRKKKKRKKNESEEDSDFVQHDEEVEYPSTSKRGRKRKEEKQAAKEKESASSGMPSVEDVCSAFSVCNVEIEYSEEELQSLTTYKAFMHHVRPILQKENPKIAAPKLVMLVAAKWREFCESNPHIQQEGGAAGSGGSAGQARSVTGDEPEEPRSSRSSRNEKPDDIYEEAVEEEEEEEEEEKKPRRKRSGRGKKGRRPSGKVPTLKIKLLGKRKRDSSDEEQDASGASERDSDLEFERMLQKSDDSADEKEAPVSSKADNSAPAAQDDGSGAPVVRKKAKTKIGNKFKKKNKLKKTKNFPEGEDGEHEHQDYCEVCQQGGEIILCDTCPRAYHLVCLEPELDEPPEGKWSCPHCEADGGAAEEEDDDEHQEFCRVCKDGGELLCCDSCPSAYHTFCLNPPLDTIPDGDWRCPRCSCPPLTGKAEKIITWRWAQRSNDDGPSTSKGSKNSNSRVREYFIKWHNMSYWHCEWVPEVQLDVHHPLMIRSFQRKYDMEEPPKFEESLDEADTRYKRIQRHKDKVGMKANDDAEVLEERFYKNGVKPEWLIVQRVINHRTARDGSTMYLVKWRELPYDKSTWEEEGDDIQGLRQAIDYYQDLRAVCTSETTQSRSKKSKKGRKSKLKVEDDEDRPVKHYTPPPEKPTTDLKKKYEDQPAFLEGTGMQLHPYQIEGINWLRYSWGQGIDTILADEMGLGKTIQTVTFLYSLYKEGHCRGPFLVAVPLSTLVNWEREFELWAPDFYCITYIGDKDSRAVIRENELSFEEGAIRGSKVSRLRTTQYKFNVLLTSYELISMDAACLGSIDWAVLVVDEAHRLKSNQSKFFRILNSYTIAYKLLLTGTPLQNNLEELFHLLNFLSRDKFNDLQAFQGEFADVSKEEQVKRLHEMLGPHMLRRLKTDVLKNMPSKSEFIVRVELSAMQKKFYKFILTKNYEALNSKSGGGSCSLINIMMDLKKCCNHPYLFPSAAEEATTAAGGLYEINSLTKAAGKLVLLSKMLKQLKAQNHRVLIFSQMTKMLDILEDFLEGEQYKYERIDGGITGTLRQEAIDRFNAPGAQQFVFLLSTRAGGLGINLATADTVIIYDSDWNPHNDIQAFSRAHRIGQANKVMIYRFVTRNSVEERVTQVAKRKMMLTHLVVRPGMGGKGANFTKQELDDILRFGTEDLFKEDDKEEAIHYDDKAVAELLDRTNRGIEEKESWANEYLSSFKVASYATKEEEEEEETEIIKQDAENSDPAYWVKLLRHHYEQHQEDVGRSLGKGKRVRKQVNYTDGGVVAADTTRDDSNWQDNGSEYNSEYSAGSDEDGGDDDFDDQNGAERKAKRRLERRDDRPLPPLLARVGGNIEVLGFNARQRKSFLNAIMRYGMPPQDAFNSQWLVRDLRGKSERNFKAYVSLFMRHLCEPGADNAETFADGVPREGLSRQHVLTRIGVMSLIRKKVQEFEHINGYYSMPELILKPCEPVRSALKQDVAALEAPPTGGNVDKSATTSNSVTPATSAAPSPAPASEKGEDKDKDSEKEKDKTSAEKSEVKQEQEAEEDKKPGDVKQENPVEEAAGDTKPSDAEVKTEVAKTEPKEETKDPEVKEEPKTEEKEKEKVDDKKPIPPTTVIDDDDDDVMIVKEDGELEKPSASSPKDQKAVAAATSAATGATGKGAEDSLEVLKRKFMFNIADGGFTELHTLWLNEEKAAVPGREYEIWHRRHDYWLLAGIVTHGYGRWQDIQNDIRFAIINEPFKMDVGKGNFLEIKNKFLARRFKLLEQALVIEEQLRRAAYLNLAQDPSHPAMSLNARFAEVECLAESHQHLSKESLAGNKPANAVLHKVLNQLEELLSDMKSDVSRLPATLARIPPVAQRLQMSERSILSRLAATAGNASNAAQLMAQFPAGFQGTTLPAFTSGPAGNFANFRPQFSVPGQLSNNSGV, from the exons aagaagaagaggccCAGGAGGACAACGCACCTGCGGCGGAGCTGTCCAACGATTCCGACGCCCCTCTGAAGCCGAAT AACGACGAAGACGACGACTACGATCCGGAGGACAGTCGCAGGAAGAAGAAGGGCAAGAAGCGCAAGACCAGGAAGGGCGAAGAGAAGGGtcgcaagaagaagaagcgcaAGAAGAACGAGAGCGAAGAGGACAGCGACTTTGTCCAGCACGATGAGGAGGTGGAGTACCCCAGCACCTCCAAGCGCGGTCGCAAGCGCAAGGAGGAGAAACAGGCCGCCAAGGAGAAGGAGTCGGCATCATCCG GAATGCCATCTGTGGAAGACGTGTGCTCAGCCTTTAGCGTCTGCAATGTGGAGATCGAGTACAGtgaggaggagctgcagaGCCTAACGACCTACAAGGCTTTCATGCATCATGTTCGTCCGATTCTGCAGAAGGAAAACCCCAAGATTGCGGCACCAAAGCTAGTGATGCTGGTGGCAGCCAAGTGGCGTGAGTTCTGCGAGAGCAATCCGCACATCCAGCAGGAGGGTGGTGCCGCCGGCTCCGGTGGATCCGCCGGACAGGCACGCAGTGTGACAGGCGATGAGCCGGAGGAACCTCGATCATCGCGTTCCTCGCGCAACGAGAAACCGGATGACATTTACGAGGAGGCCgtcgaggaggaggaagaagaggaggaggaggagaagaaaCCTCGTCGTAAGCGCAGTGGACGTGGCAAGAAGGGGCGTCGTCCCTCCGGCAAGGTGCCCACTCTTAAGATTAAGCTGCTCGGCAAGCGCAAACGCGATAGTTCGGATGAGGAGCAAGATGCTAGCGGTGCATCGGAACGCGATTCGGATCTTGAGTTTGAACGGATGCTTCAGAAATCGGATGACAGTGCCGATGAAAAGGAGGCTCCTGTCTCCTCTAAGGCGGACAACTCAGCACCCGCTGCCCAGGACGATGGATCAGGAGCTCCAGTGGTGCGCAAGAAGGCCAAGACCAAGATCGGCAACAAGTTCAAGAAGAAGAATAAACTCAAGAAAACGAAGAACTTCCCGGAGGGCGAAGATGGCGAGCATGAGCACCAGGACTACTGCGAGGTGTGCCAGCAAGGAGGTGAGATCATCCTGTGCGACACCTGCCCTCGGGCATATCACTTGGTGTGCCTGGAGCCAGAACTCGATGAACCGCCAGAGGGCAAGTGGTCGTGTCCGCACTGCGAGGCTGACGGAGGTGCTGCTGAGGAAGAGGACGATGATGAGCACCAGGAATTCTGCCGCGTGTGCAAGGACGGTGGCGAGTTGCTGTGCTGCGACTCATGTCCCTCCGCCTATCACACATTCTGCTTGAATCCGCCTCTGGACACTATACCCGATGGCGATTGGCGCTGTCCTCGTTGCAGCTGCCCTCCGCTCACTGGCAAGGCTGAGAAGATCATCACCTGGCGATGGGCACAGCGTAGCAATGACGACGGTCCCTCCACCTCGAAGGGATCAAAGAACAGTAACTCCCGGGTGCGCGAGTACTTTATCAAGTGGCACAACATGTCCTACTGGCATTGCGAATGGGTGCCCGAAGTGCAACTGGACGTCCATCATCCGCTCATGATTCGTTCGTTCCAGCGCAAGTACGACATGGAAGAACCGCCCAAGTTCGAGGAGTCGCTGGATGAGGCGGACACTCGTTACAAGCGTATTCAGCGACACAAGGACAAGGTTGGCATGAAGGCAAACGATGATGCCGAAGTGCTGGAGGAGCGGTTCTACAAGAATGGCGTCAAGCCAGAGTGGCTCATTGTTCAGCGCGTAATCAACCATCGTACGGCAAGAGATGGCAGCACCATGTATCTGGTGAAGTGGCGCGAGTTGCCCTATGACAAGTCCACCTGGGAAGAAGAGGGTGATGACATACAGGGCCTGCGGCAAGCCATCGATTACTATCAGGATCTGCGTGCGGTTTGCACCTCGGAGACAACTCAGTCGCGCAGCAAAAAGAGCAAGAAGGGTCGCAAGTCCAAGCTCAAGGTCGAGGACGACGAGGATCGCCCGGTCAAGCACTACACACCGCCGCCGGAAAAGCCAACTACTGATCTGAAGAAGAAGTATGAGGATCAGCCGGCTTTCTTGGAGGGCACTGGCATGCAATTGCATCCCTACCAGATCGAGGGCATTAACTGGTTGCGCTACAGCTGGGGCCAGGGCATCGACACCATCCTGGCCGACGAGATGGGTCTGGGTAAGACCATTCAGACGGTCACCTTCCTGTACTCTTTGTACAAGGAGGGCCATTGCCGCGGACCCTTCCTCGTGGCCGTGCCACTCTCGACGCTAGTGAACTGGGAGCGTGAGTTTGAGCTGTGGGCTCCGGACTTTTACTGCATCACGTATATCGGTGACAAGGACTCGAGAGCGGTTATACGGGAGAACGAGCTGAGCTTCGAGGAGGGCGCCATTCGTGGTAGCAAGGTTTCGCGTTTGCGGACCACCCAGTATAAATTCAACGTACTGCTGACTAGCTACGAGCTGATCTCCATGGACGCTGCTTGCCTTGGCAGCATTGACTGGGCCGTGCTCGTGGTGGACGAGGCCCATCGCTTGAAGAGCAACCAGAGCAAGTTCTTCCGTATCCTGAACAGCTACACTATTGCCTACAAGCTTCTGCTCACCGGCACACCGCTGCAGAACAATCTCGAGGAGCTGTTCCATCTGCTCAACTTCTTGAGCCGCGACAAGTTCAATGATCTGCAGGCCTTCCAGGGCGAATTCGCTGACGTTTCGAAGGAGGAGCAGGTTAAGCGTCTGCACGAGATGCTTGGACCGCACATGCTGCGTCGTTTGAAGACGGATGTGCTGAAGAACATGCCGTCCAAGTCTGAGTTTATCGTGCGCGTCGAGCTGTCGGCCATGCAGAAAAAGTTCTACAAGTTCATCTTGACCAAGAACTACGAGGCTTTGAATTCGAAGAGCGGTGGTGGCTCTTGCTCACTGATCAACATTATGATGGACCTAAAGAAGTGCTGCAACCATCCGTATCTCTTCCCCTCGGCCGCCGAGGAGGCAACCACCGCTGCCGGTGGTCTCTACGAGATTAACTCGCTGACCAAGGCTGCTGGCAAGCTGGTCCTGCTATCCAAGATGCTGAAGCAGCTGAAGGCACAAAACCATCGTGTCTTGATTTTCTCCCAGATGACCAAGATGTTGGACATTCTCGAGGACTTCCTCGAGGGCGAGCAGTACAAGTACGAACGTATTGACGGTGGAATCACAGGAACATTGCGTCAGGAAGCCATTGATAGGTTCAATGCACCCGGAGCGCAGCAGTTTGTCTTCTTGCTGAGTACTCGAGCCGGAGGATTGGGTATTAATTTGGCCACGGCCGACACTGTCATTATTTATGACTCCGATTGGAATCCCCACAACGATATTCAGGCCTTCTCCCGAGCCCATCGTATTGGCCAGGCTAACAAGGTGATGATCTATCGATTTGTTACTCGAAATTCTGTGGAGGAGCGCGTTACCCAGGTGGCCAAGCGTAAGATGATGTTGACTCATCTTGTGGTCCGTCCGGGAATGGGCGGTAAAGGCGCTAACTTTACAAAGCAAGAACTGGACGATATCCTTCGTTTCGGTACCGAGGATCTGTTCAAGGAGGATGACAAGGAGGAAGCTATCCACTATGACGACAAGGCGGTGGCCGAGCTGCTCGACAGAACCAACCGCGGTATCGAGGAGAAGGAGTCCTGGGCCAACGAGTATCTGTCCTCGTTTAAGGTGGCTTCGTACGCCACTaaagaagaggaggaggaggaagagacGGAGATTATTAAACAGGATGCCGAGAACTCTGATCCGGCGTACTGGGTGAAGCTGCTGCGGCATCACTATGAACAGCACCAGGAAGATGTGGGTCGCAGCCTGGGCAAGGGCAAGCGCGTCCGCAAACAGGTCAACTACACGGATGGCGGCGTTGTGGCGGCTGATACCACGCGGGATGATTCCAACTGGCAGGACAACGGCAGCGAGTATAACTCCGAGTATTCAGCTGGCTCCGATGAGGATGGCGGTGACGATGACTTCGATGACCAGAATGGCGCAGAGAGAAAGGCCAAGCGGCGATTGGAGCGTCGCGACGATCGTCCATTGCCTCCACTGTTGGCCCGCGTGGGTGGAAACATCGAGGTGCTCGGTTTTAATGCCCGTCAACGCAAGAGCTTCCTCAATGCCATTATGCGGTACGGAATGCCGCCGCAAGATGCCTTCAACTCGCAATGGCTAGTCCGGGATTTGCGTGGTAAATCGGAGCGCAATTTTAAGGCGTATGTTTCTCTGTTTATGCGGCATCTTTGCGAGCCGGGAGCGGACAATGCGGAAACCTTTGCCGATGGTGTGCCGCGCGAAGGACTATCCCGCCAGCATGTGCTCACCCGGATCGGAGTGATGTCGCTAATTCGAAAGAAGGTACAGGAATTCGAGCATATTAACGGATACTACAGCATGCCGGAGCTCATTCTCAAGCCGTGCGAGCCCGTACGATCAGCCCTGAAACAGGATGTGGCGGCACTTGAAGCTCCGCCTACCGGTGGCAATGTCGACAAGAGCGCTACTACTAGCAATAGCGTCACTCCAGCCACCAGTGCGGCTCCCAGTCCAGCGCCAGCCTCTGAAAAAGGTGAAGACAAAGACAAGGACTCCGAAAAGGAGAAGGATAAGACCTCGGCGGAGAAGAGCGAGGTGAAGCAAGAACAAGAGGCTGAAGAGGACAAGAAGCCTGGGGATGTCAAGCAGGAGAACCCTGTGGAAGAAGCTGCCGGCGACACAAAGCCCAGCGACGCGGAGGTCAAAACCGAGGTGGCTAAAACAGAACCCAAGGAAGAGACCAAGGACCCGGAGGTAAAGGAGGAGCCCAAGACCGAAgagaaggaaaaagaaaaggtGGATGACAAGAAACCAATACCACCGACGACAGTAAttgacgacgacgatgacgatgtgATGATTGTCAAGGAGGACGGTGAGCTAGAAAAGCCCAGTGCCAGTTCACCCAAGGATCAAAAGGCAGTCGCCGCTGCTACGTCTGCTGCAACTGGAGCCACTGGCAAGGGAGCGGAGGACAGCTTGGAGGTGCTAAAGCGCAAATTTATGTTCAACATCGCCGACGGCGGGTTCACCGAACTGCACACTTTGTGGCTCAACGAGGAGAAGGCTGCCGTTCCTGGGCGAGAATACGAGATCTGGCACCGTCGCCACGACTACTGGCTGTTGGCCGGAATTGTGACCCATGGCTATGGCCGTTGGCAGGATATACAAAACGATATCCGTTTCGCGATCATAAACGAACCTTTCAAGATGGACGTTGGTAAGGGCAACTTTCTGGAAATCAAAAACAAGTTCCTGGCCCGGCGTTTTAAGTTGCTGGAGCAGGCGCTGGTCATCGAGGAGCAGCTGCGGCGAGCGGCCTACCTTAACCTCGCCCAGGACCCCAGCCACCCGGCAATGTCGCTAAACGCCCGTTTCGCAGAGGTCGAATGCCTGGCTGAATCCCATCAGCATCTGAGCAAGGAATCGCTGGCCGGTAACAAGCCCGCAAACGCTGTTCTGCACAAGGTGCTCAACCAGCTCGAAGAGCTGCTCTCGGACATGAAGAGCGATGTGTCCCGGCTGCCAGCTACACTGGCTCGCATCCCACCTGTTGCGCAACGGCTTCAGATGTCCGAGAGATCGATTCTCTCCCGACTGGCGGCCACCGCCGGAAATGCCTCCAATGCAG CTCAATTGATGGCACAATTCCCGGCTGGATTCCAGGGCACAACATTGCCAGCATTCACGAGCGGACCGGCTGGCAACTTTGCCAACTTTCGGCCACAGTTCTCGGTGCCCGGCCAGCTATCGAATAATTCCGGCGTCTAG